One stretch of Podospora bellae-mahoneyi strain CBS 112042 chromosome 2, whole genome shotgun sequence DNA includes these proteins:
- the ras2 gene encoding RAS2 protein (COG:S; EggNog:ENOG503NW4A), whose protein sequence is MAGKMVLYKLVVLGDGGVGKTALTIQLCLQHFVETYDPTIEDSYRKQAVIDNQACMLEVLDTAGQEEYTALRDQWIRDGEGFILVYSISSRSSFTRIKRFHHQIQRVKESTASSPSYPGSPISAANPAAPVPIMLVGNKSDRIAEREVSTQEGHALARELGCEFVEASAKNYINVDKAFYDVVRILRRQRQAASQPLSPTGSSKYESRRADSTIQSKESRYRRTQSERRRGCVIL, encoded by the exons ATGGCGGGCAAAATGGTACTATACAAactggtggtgctgggggacGGTGGCGTGGGGAAGACCGCTCTTACTATCCAACTCTGCTTGCAACACTTCGTCGAGACA TATGACCCTACTATTGAGGACTCGTACCGAAAGCAAGCCGTAATTGACAACCAAGCCTGCATGCTCGAGGTGTTGGACACGGCGGGGCAGGAAGAGTACACAGCGCTGCGAGACCAGTGGATCCGAGACGGCGAGGGCTTTATCCTAGTGTACAGCATCTCGTCCCGCTCGTCCTTCACACGCATCAAGAGGTTCCACCACCAGATCCAAAGAGTAAAAGAGTCGACGGCCTCGTCGCCTTCATACCCAGGGTCACCTATCTCGGCGGCTAACCCCGCGGCACCCGTGCCAATCATGCTTGTGGGGAACAAGAGCGACCGTATTGCGGAACGCGAGGTATCTACACAGGAAGGGCACGCTCTGGCGCGCGAGTTGGGATGCGAGTTTGTCGAGGCATCGGCCAAGAACTATATCAACGTGGACAAGGCCTTTTACGATGTGGTTAGAATTCTCCGGAGACAGCGCCAGGCCGCTTCCCAGCCCCTCTCGCCaaccggcagcagcaagtaCGAATCAAGGAGGGCCGATTCGACCATCCAGTCCAAGGAAAGTCGATACCGACGCACACAAAGCGAGCGCCGCAGGGGGTGTGTCATATTATGA
- a CDS encoding hypothetical protein (EggNog:ENOG503P33T; COG:S): MTFSSPFHITHHPLLPPIPTITMPDPSLTGVKALTFDIFGTVVNWRPHIISTLRALAPPTFKEVDWPLFALKWRLSHGKFCGSYLPSPSNPFKTTDSHHRDSLPALLTEFSLPPDTFSPSQIELLVQTWHELTPWPDSAAGIARLKKRFKTAMLSDGNKSCLEDLNRNGHLGYDEICSSEDFKAYKPHPSVYLGACQKLGLEPKEVAMAAAHLGDLAAAHKLGFKTVYVERLDEERWGRDEQRYDKAKEWVDLWVGLDDGKGGLEEVANRLVGEEE; the protein is encoded by the coding sequence ATGACTTTCTCATCACCTTTTCACATCACACACCACCCATTATTACCCCCAATACCCACCATCACAATGcccgacccctccctcaccggcGTCAAAGCCCTCACCTTCGACATCTTCGGCACAGTAGTAAACTGGCGCCCTCacatcatctccaccctccgTGCTCTAGCCCCTCCAACCTTCAAAGAAGTAGACTGGCCCCTTTTCGCCCTCAAATGGCGCCTCTCCCACGGCAAGTTCTGCGGCTCctacctcccctccccttccaatCCCTTTAAAACAACCGACTCCCACCACCGTGACTCCcttcccgccctcctcaccgaaTTCTCACTCCCCCCCgacaccttctccccctcccaaatcgAGCTCCTAGTCCAAACCTGGCACGAGCTCACACCATGGCCCGATTCCGCTGCCGGGATCGCCAGACTGAAAAAGAGGTTCAAGACGGCTATGTTATCTGACGGGAACAAGTCATGCTTGGAGGATCTGAACAGAAACGGCCACCTGGGATATGACGAGATTTGCTCCTCGGAGGACTTCAAAGCTTACAAACCTCACCCGAGCGTCTACCTCGGAGCATGCCAAAAGCTAGGCCTGGAGCCAAAAGAAGTGGCCATGGCGGCGGCTCACCTAGGAGATCTAGCCGCCGCACACAAACTTGGCTTCAAAACTGTCTACGTCGAGCGTCTAGACGAAGAGAGATGGGGTCGCGACGAGCAGAGATACGACAAAGCAAAAGAGTGGGTGGATCTCTGGGTTGGGCTTGACGACGGAAagggtgggttggaggaggtggcgaataggttggttggggaggaagagtaa